ACGTGGGCGGCGCTGGAGGTGCACCGCGAGGTGATGAACCCGCTGACGGCGACGTACCTCAACCGCCTCTCCGACCTGCTGTTCATCCTGGCGAGGGTGGCGAACAAGGAGGTCGGGGACGTGCTGTGGGTGCCGGGCGGGGAGCGCTGAGGGCCGGGCCGCCTCCGGCCGTTCCCGTCGGGGAGTCGGCGCGCGTGGCCGGACACGGACCGGGCCGCTTCCGACGCCCCGCACGGGCCGGCGGGATCGTCGGACCGGCCTGAGGGCCGTCCCTCACTCCCTGGTGGATGTGCGACGTACCCTCAGACCTCGTGTTCTCGCGTGCTCTCCTGCTCCCGTGCCTGCTCCCGCGTGGGGGCCGGCGCGGTCTTCGGGAACAGGGTGTAGGACCCGGCGACGATCAGGTTGACGCCGATCACCCAGAGCATCCTCTGCTGCCACATCCGCAGCGAACCGGTGTCTCCGTCCTGGCCGACGTACCACGCGGCGGCCTGGAGCAGGGCGATCGCGATCACCGCCGCCAGGGTCCAGCGACCGGCGGTGCGCCACTCGCGGACCGCGCGGGCCCGCCCGTACTTCGGCGGCATCACCGGCTTCGGCCCCCCGGCGAACCGGTGGGCCACCCGCGCGTCCACCCACCTGATGGTGGCGGGGCCGGGGCCGAGCCCGACGGTGAAGCCGATGCAGACGGCGGCCAGTTCGTGCTTCCAGTCGGGCTCGGCGCCGTCGCGCAGGTCGATCGCCGTCACGACGAGCAGGACCACCTCCAGCAGCGGCTCGCACAGCAGAACCGCCGTTCCGGCCCGGGGCCGCCGCGCCGCGTACCTCAGGGTGAGCCCGGCGGCGAGCAGCACCCAGAAGCCGGCCTCGCTGAGAACGATCAGTGTGACGATCACGGCCTCTCCTCCTGTCTCCCCCCGACTCCCGCCCACGGGGCGCCACTTCGTCGTCCCCGATGACGAATCGCGACTGCATCCTTCGATGTACTGAACGCCCCGCCCCCGTGAACAGCCGTGCGTCCCGCGCCCGTTCCCTGGTGGATGACGAGGTGGAACCCGTCATCCGCCGCCCGCACCGCCATGACCTCCTGATCGCCGCCGCCGGCCTGCTGGGGGGCGTGCTGCTCTGGCTGCTGGATCTGCGGATGCAGAACGGCCGCCCCTTCGAAGCTCCTTGGGCGGGGCTCCTCTTCCTGGTACCGATGGCCGCGGCGGAGCTGATGCGCCGCACCCGGCCCGGCGCGGCCCTCGCCCTGGCGGTCGCCGGACTCGCGGAGATGCGGAGGCTGATCGGTCTGTTGCGCCGGGGCGGGGCGCCGGACATGCCCGGTGCGGCGCCGCGGCTCTCGGCGCTGGACGCGCTGATCGAACAGTCCCGCGCCCACGCCGCCTCCAGCGGGCTGACCTGCGTGCTGGACGACGCGCGGGGTGGCGGAGTGCTGCCCGCTCCGGCGGAACTCGCCGCGTACCGCATCGTCCAGGAGTCACTGACGAACGCACTCAAGCACGCCGCCGCGGGTGCGGTGCGGGTCCGGCTCGCCCGGCCGGGCGGGCTGCTGACGGTGGAGGTGACCAGCGTGTCCGGGGCGCGCAAGGGCCCCCGTGCCCCGGGTTCCGGTACCGGGCTGATCGGTATGCGGGAGCGGGCGGAGCTGCTGGGCGGGACGATCCGGGCGGGCGAGGAGCGCGCGGCGGACGGCACCGCGCTCTGGCGGGTGCGGGCCGAACTGCCGGTGTCCATCGGCAAGGGAGAAGGGACGATGAGCTCATGACGATCCGGGTCCTGGTGGCCGAGGACCAGTCATCCGTGCGGGCGGGTCTGGTGCTGATCCTGCGGAGCGCGCCGGACATCGAGGTGGTGGGCGAGGCGGCGGACGGCGAGGAGGCCGTACGGCTGGCGCGCGGACTGCGCCCCGACGTGGTGGTGATGGGCCTTCAGATGCCGCGCCTGGACGGGGTGTCGGCCACCGAGCGGGTGGTGGCCGAGGGGAGCGCCGACGTGCTGGTGCTGACCACGTTCGACCTGGACAGTCACGTCTTCGGGGCGCTGCGCGCCGGGGCCTCCGGCTTCCTGCTCAAGAGCACCGGGGCGCTCGGTCTGCTGGACGCGGTCCGCGCGGTGCCCGGGGCGAAGGGCTCATCGCTCCGGCCGTGACGCGTCGGCTGATCGCGGAGTTCGCGGCGGTGTCGGCCGCCTCGGCGCCGCCGGACTCCGCGTCCGGCGGCGCCGAGGCGGCGGCGCTCACCCGCCGCGGGCGGGAGGTTCTGGGATGCCTCTCCGCCGGGCTGTCCAACGCGGAGATCGCCGGGCGGCTCTCGATGGCGGAAGCGACGGCAAAGACGCACGTCAGCAGGGTGCTGGCCAAGCTCGGGCTGCGCAGTCGCGCTCAGGCGGCGGTACGGGCGCGGGAGTTGGGCCTGTGATCAGGCCCACGGCGTCGCCGGGTTCCCCTGGTCCAGACCTCTTGACGATTGGTCCAGACCTTCCTAGTCTCACCGCAACACACTGCGATGAGCGCGCGCATGACAAGGCGCGCTCAGGGCGGCGCAGGGTCTGCAGTCCACGAACCACCCCCCGTTTGTCGGACCTCACCCGAGGAGCACCGTTGAGCACCGAGACCCCCGAACGCCGGACCAGATTCGGCTGGACGCTCAGAAAGAGCGGCAGGACCAAGGCGATAGCCGGCCTCTCCGCACTGCTGCTGCCGATCGCCGCGATGGTCGGCCTCGCCTCTCCCGCGTCGGCGGCCACCTCGGCCACCGCGACCTACGTCAAGAAGACCGACTGGGGCACCGGCTTCGAGGGCCAGTGGACGGTGAAGAACACCGGTACCACGGCGCTCTCCTCGTGGACCATCGAGTGGGACTTCCCCTCCGGCACCTCGGTCACCTCCGCCTGGGACGCGACCGTCACCAGCTCCGGCACCCACTGGACCGCCAAGAACCTCGGCTGGAACGGCTCCCTCGCCGCCGGTGCGAGCATCAGCTTCGGCTTCAACGGCGCGGGCACCGGCTCCCCCAGCAGCTGCAAGCTGAACGGCGCCTCCTGTGACGGCGGCACCACCGTGCCCGGCAACAGCGCCCCCTCCGCTCCCGGCACCCCCACCGCGAGCGCCATCACCAACACCTCGGCGAAGCTCAGCTGGACCGCCGCGACCGACGACTCGGGCATCAAGAACTACGACGTGCTGCGCGACGGGGCGAAGGTCGCCACCGTCACCACCACGACGTACACCGACAGCGCCCTGACCGCCGGTACCAGCTACTCGTACACCGTGCAGGCGCGCGACACCTCCGACGTGACGGGCCCGGTCTCCGGCGCCGTGAGCGTCAAGACCACCGGCGGCGGCACGACCGATCCCGGCACCCCCGGCACGGGCAGCAAGATCAACCTCGGCTACTTCACCGAGTGGGGCGTCTACGGCCGCAACTACCACGTGAAGAACCTGGTCACCTCGGGTTCCGCCGAGCAGATCACGCACATCAACTACGCCTTCGGCAACGTCACCAACGGCCAGTGCGCCATCGGTGACTCCTACGCCGACTACGACAAGGCCTACACCGCCGACCAGGCCGTCGACGGCGTCGCCGACACCTGGGACCAGCCGCTGCGTGGCAACTTCAACCAGCTCCGCAAGCTGAAGGCCAAGTACCCGAACATCAAGGTCCTCTGGTCCTTCGGTGGCTGGACCTGGTCCGGCGGCTTCGCCCAGGCGGCCCAGAACCCGACCGCCTTCGCCCAGTCCTGCTACAACCTGGTCGAGGACCCGCGTTGGGCCGATGTCTTCGACGGCATCGACATCGACTGGGAGTACCCGAACGCCTGTGGCCTGACCTGTGACACCAGCGGCCCGGCGGCCCTGAAGAACCTCACCACCGCGCTGCGCAGCAAGTTCGGCTCCTCCGCCCTGGTCACCGCCGCCATCACGGCGGACGGCTCCACCGGCGGCAAGATCGACGCGGCCGACTACGCGGGTGCTTCGGCGAACCTCAACTGGTACAACGTCATGACGTACGACTTCTTCGGCGCCTGGGCGAACACCGGACCGACGGCCCCGCACTCGCCGCTGACCTCGTACTCCGGCATCCCGACGGCCGGCTTCACCAGCGCCGACGCGATCGCCAAGCTCAAGGCCCAGGGCGTCCCGGCGGCCAAGCTGCTCCTCGGCATCGGCTTCTACGGCCGCGGCTGGACCGGCGTCACCCAGGACGCGCCCGGCGGCACCGCCACCGGCGCGGCGGCCGGCACCTACGAGGCGGGCATCGAGGACTACAAGGTCCTGAAGACCAGTTGCCCGGCCACCGGCACGGTCGCCGGTACGGCCTACGCCCACTGCGGCACCAACTGGTGGAGCTACGACACCCCGGCCACCATCGCCTCGAAGATGGCGTGGGCGAAGAACCAGGGCCTGGGCGGCGCGTTCTTCTGGGAGTTCAGCGGTGACACCAGCAACGGTGAGCTCGTGAAGGCGATGGGCACCAACCTCAAGTAGCCCTCCCCCGGGGCCCCGGCCCTGAGAGCACCACCAGCACCACCCCCGAAAGCGCCGGGGAGACAGGTCCGCCCCCTGTCTCCCCGGTCTTTCGTCGTTTCCGGGCGGGCGGGGGCCCCGGCGAAAGCCACGCCGCGGGTAAGAGCCCTCAAGGGCCGGGAAGACAGGCCCGGGAGAACAGCCGGAAAGGACCAGGCCGAGGGAGCGGCCGGGAAAGAGCGGGCCCGGGAAAGCGGCCGGGAAGGAATGGGAACGGGAGGGCGGCCGGGGAGGAGGAACGCCCCGCAAACAGGAGAAGGCCGGGGAAGAATCACCCGGCCCGTACGGAACCACCACGATCACCCTGCGGACCGTGCCACACGGAACACCCCACGATGCGCCACGGCTCAGGCCGCGGACTACGGGGAGAGCCCCTACGCCACGTTCACCCGCTGGCCGGGCGGCGCCGCCTCCAGCCAGGCCAGGAACCCCGTCAGCGCGTCCTCGCTCATCGCGAGCTCCAGGCGGATCCCCCGCAGGAGGCAGCCGAGCACCACGGAGTCGGAGAGCAGCGCCAACTCCTCCTCGCCCTCCGGGAGCCGACGGTCGACCACCTCGATGGCACCGCGCTCCAGGGCCCGGCGCGGACGCGGGGAGTAGGAGAACACCCGGAACCAGTCGACCCGGTCGCCGCTGTAGCGGGCGACTCCGTAGACCCAGCCCTTGCCGGTGGGGTCGGGTTCCATGGACACGTCCCAGCGCAGACTGCAGTCGAAGGTCCCGCCCGAACGCTGGATGAGCCGCCGGCGCAGACCGAAGACGAAGAGTCCCACCAGGATCAGTACGAGGACGACTCCGCCCACCCACAACGCGAGGACCATCTCCACCGACCTCCTCGCATCGTCGAGTAACCAGAAAACGAACCGCACCCGCATCGCCTCAGCCGCGACACGGTCTGGATGATTCCAGCTCGGGCCGCGGCTGAGTAAAAACTTCTGCCGTCAGGAGCGCTGACGCCCCTTCCGGGTCACACTGCCGGTCACGGCACTAGTGCGCCGACACCGCGCGCAGTCGTACGTCCGCGCGCCGCTCGGCGGCGGCGTCCGTGTCCGACTTCGCTCGCTCCAGCGCGCGCTCGGCACGCTGGACGTCGATCTCGTCGGCAAGCTCGGCGATCTCGGCCAGCAGCGACAGCTTGTCGTCCGCGAACGAGATGAAACCTCCGTGCACGGCGGCGACGACGGTGTTGCCCTCGCTCGTACGGATGGTCACCGGGCCCGATTCCAGCACACCCAGAAGCGGCTGGTGACCGGGCATGACGCCGATGTCGCCGGACGTGGTGCGCGCGACGACCAGGGTGGCCTCGCCGGACCAGACACTGCGGTCCGCGGCGACCAGCTCGACATGCAGCTCAGCAGCCAAGGGTGGCTCCTCGGGTCACCACCCGGCAGCAGATGCCGGGTGTTGGGTCAATTCTACGGGGCGTGGTGAGGGGGGTGGGACACACCCACCCCCCTCGGTGAGCCGGAGGCTCAGGAAACGCCGAGCTCCTTGGCGTTGGCCTTGAGGTCCTCAATGCCACCGCACATGAAGAACGCCTGCTCGGGGAAGTGGTCGTACTCGCCGTCGCAGATCGAGTTGAACGCGGCGATCGACTCGTCGAGCGGAACGTCCGAACCGTCCAGGCCGGTGAACTGCTTGGCGGCGTGGGTGTTCTGCGACAGGAAGCGCTCGACGCGACGGGCACGGTGGACGACGAGCTTGTCCTCTTCGCCCAGCTCGTCGATACCGAGGATCGCGATGATGTCCTGGAGGTCCTTGTACTTCTGCAGGATTCCCTTGACACGGCTGGCCGTGTCGTAGTGGTCCTGCGCGATGTAACGCGGGTCCAGGATGCGGGACGTGGAGTCCAGCGGGTCCACGGCCGGGTAGATGCCCTTCTCCGAGATCGGACGGGAGAGAACCGTCGTCGCGTCGAGGTGGGCGAACGTGGTGGCCGGGGCCGGGTCGGTCAGGTCGTCCGCGGGGACGTAGATCGCCTGCATCGAGGTGATCGAGTGACCACGCGTCGAGGTGATGCGCTCCTGGAGCACACCCATCTCGTCGGCCAGGGTCGGCTGGTAACCCACTGCGGACGGCATGCGGCCGAGCAGCGTGGAGACCTCGGAACCGGCCTGCGTGAAGCGGAAGATGTTGTCGATGAAGAGCAGCACGTCCTGCTTCTGCACATCGCGGAAGTACTCCGCCATGGTCAGGGCGGACAGCGCGACCCGCAGACGGGTGCCCGGCGGCTCGTCCATCTGGCCGAAGACCAGCGCGGTCTTGTCCAGGACGCCCGAGTCGGTCATCTCGTCGATGAGGTCGTTGCCCTCACGGGTGCGCTCGCCGACACCGGCGAACACCGACACACCGTCGTGCAGCTTCGCCACACGCATGATCATTTCCTGGATGAGGACCGTCTTGCCGACGCCCGCACCACCGAACAGACCGATCTTGCCGCCCTTGACGTACGGGGTCAGCAGGTCGACGACCTTCAGGCCGGTCTCGAACATCTCGGTCTTCGACTCGAGCTGGTCGAAGGCCGGGGCCTTGCGGTGGATCGGCCAGCGCTCGGTGATCTGCGCCTCGGCCTCCGGCTCGTTCAGGATCTGACCGAGGGTGTTGAAGACCTTGCCCTTGGTCACGTCACCGACGGGGACGGTGATACCCGTGCCCGTGTCGGTCACCGGGGCCTGGCGGACCAGGCCGTCGGTCGGCTGCATCGAGATCGCGCGGACCACGCCGTCACCCAGGTGCTGGGCGACTTCGAGGGTCAGCGTCTTACGGGCGCCGGCCTCGGCCGGGTCGTCGACCTGGACGTGCAGCGCGTTGTAGATCTCCGGCATCGCGTCGACGGGGAACTCCACGTCGACGACCGGGCCGATCACCCGGGCGACGCGGCCCGTGGCAACGGCCGTCTCAACTGTGGTCGTCATTACTTGTCACTCCCCGCGTTCGCGTCGGCCAGCGCACTGGCACCACCGACGATCTCGCTGATTTCCTGGGTGATTTCGGCCTGGCGGGCCGCGTTGGCAAGCCGGGAGAGGCTCTTGATGAGATCCCCGGCGTTGTCGGTCGCCGACTTCATCGCGCGGCGGCGGGCAGCGTGCTCGGAAGCAGCGGCCTGCAACAGCGCGTTGTAGATGCGGCTTTCGACGTAGCGCGGCAGAAGGGCGTCGAGGACGTCCTCAGCCGACGGCTCGAAGTCGAACAGGGGAAGGATCTCCCCCTTCGTGCCGTTCTCGTCCGCGACCTTGTCGAGAGAGAGCGGCAGCATCCGGCCTTCGATGGCGTTCTGCGTCATCATCGACACGAATTCCGTGAAGACGATGTGCAGTTCGTCGACACCGCCCTCGGCCGAGTCCTTGGTGATGGCCTCGATGAGGGGGGCGGCGATCGCCTTGGCGTCCGCGTACGACGGGTTGTCGGTGAAGCCCGTCCAGGACTCCGCGACCGTGCGCTCACGGAAGCCGTAGTACGCGACACCCTTGCGGCCGACGATGTACGTGTCGACCTCCTTGCCCTCCGCGCCAAGACGCTCCCGGAGGCGCTCCGCCGCCTTGATGGCGTTGGAGGAGTAGCCGCCGGCCAGACCGCGGTCGCTCGTGAGGAGCAGGACCGCGACCCGGGCCGGAGCCTCGACCTCGGTGGTGAGCGGGTGCTTGGTGGTGGAGCCGGTCGCCACCGCGGTCACCGCGCGGGTGAGCTCGGTGGCGTACGGCAGCGACGCCGCCACCTTGCGCTGCGCCTTGACGATGCGCGAGGCGGCGATCATCTCCATCGCCTTGGTGATCTTCTTGGTCGCGGTGACGGCTTGGATGCGGCGCTTGTAAACGCGAAGCTGAGCGCCCATCGATCAGCCCTCGCCCAGAAGCTTGCCGTCCGAGGTCTCGAACTGCTGCTTGAACGCGGCAATGGCGTCAGCGATCGACTGCAGCGTGTCGTCCGACATCTTGCCGCCCTCGACGATGCTGGTGAGGAGGTCCTTGCGCTCGCGGCGCAGGTAGTCCAGCAGCTCGCTCTCGAAACGACGGATGTCCTCGACCGGGACGTCGTCCATCTTGCCGGTGGTGCCGGCCCAGACGGAGACGACCTGCTCCTCGACGGGGTACGGGGCGTACTGCGGCTGCTTCAGCAGCTCGACCATGCGCTTACCGCGCTCCAGCGACGACTTGGAGGCCGCGTCCAGGTCGGAACCGAAGGCGGCGAACGCCTCCAGCTCGCGGTACTGGGCGAGGTCCACGCGCAGTCGGCCGGAGACCTGCTTCATGGCCTTGTGCTGGGCGGAGCCACCGACTCGGGAGACCGAGATACCGACGTTGAGCGCCGGACGCTGACCCGCGTTGAACAGGTCGGACTCCAGGAAGCACTGGCCGTCGGTGATGGAGATGACGTTGGTCGGGATGAACGCCGACACGTCGTTCGCCTTGGTCTCGACGATCGGCAGACCGGTCATCGAACCGGAACCCATCTCGTCGGAGAGCTTGGCGCAGCGCTCCAGCAGACGCGAGTGCAAGTAGAAGACGTCGCCCGGGTAGGCCTCGCGGCCCGGCGGACGGCGCAGCAGCAGCGACACGGCGCGGTAGGCGTCGGCCTGCTTCGAAAGGTCGTCGAAGACGATCAGGACGTGCTTGCCCTGGTACATCCAGTGCTGACCGATGGCCGAACCGGTGTACGGCGCCAGGTACTTGAACCCGGCCGGGTCGGACGCCGGGGCGGCGACGATGGTCGTGTACTCCAGCGCGCCGGCCTCTTCGAGGGCACCGCGCACCGAGGCGATGGTGGAGCCCTTCTGACCGATGGCGACGTAGATGCAGCGCACCTGCTTGTTCACGTCGCCCGAGCGCCAGTTGTCGCGCTGGTTGATGATCGTGTCGACGGCCAGAGCGGTCTTACCCGTCTGACGGTCGCCGATGATCAGCTGACGCTGGCCGCGGCCGATCGGCACCATCGCGTCGACGGCCTTGTAGCCGGTCTGCATGGGCTCGTGGACCGACTTGCGGACCATGACGCCCGGGGCCTGCAGCTCGAGGGCGCGTCGGCCGTCGGTCGCGATCTCGCCGAGACCGTCGATCGGGTTGCCGAGCGGGTCGACGACGCGGCCGAGGTAACCCTCGCCGACGCCGACGGAGAGCACCTCACCGGTGCGCTGCACCGGCTGGCCCTCCTCGATACCGCTGAACTCGCCGAGGACGATCGCACCGATCTCGCGCTCTTCGAGGTTGAGGGCGAGACCGAGGGTGCCGTCTTCGAACTTCAGCAGCTCGTTCGCCATGGCGGAGGGCAGGCCCTCCACCTTCGCGATGCCGTCGCCGGCAACGCTGACCGTACCGACCTCCTCGCGCGAGGCCGCGTCCGGCTGGTACGACTGGACAAAGTTCTCCAGTGCGTCCCGGATCTCCTCCGGCCGGATCGTGAGCTCCGCCATCTGGGTTCCCTGCTCTCCTTGTTGGGCCCGAAGTTTCTTAAGGGGGTCTGGGGGCCGACCCCCAGGAATCTTCTGCAGTTTCTGCACGGCCCAACCGGGCCGCAGGTGTTGCTCGTTCAGTTGGTGCGAAGGCTGGCGTCAGCCGGCCATGCGGCGGGTCGCCTCGTCGAGGCGGTCCGCGATGGTGCCGTTGATGACCTCGTCACCGACGCGCACCGAAACTCCGCCGAGGACCTCGGGGTCCACGTCCAGGTTCAGGTGCATCTGCCGGCCGTAGATCTTCGCCAGCGCCGCGCCGAGGCGCTGCTTCTGCACGTCGGTCAGCGGTACCGCAGAGGTGACCACGGCCACCGTGCGTTCGCGACGTGCGGCGGCGAGCTTGGACAGGGAGTCGAGTCCCGCCTCCAGGCTACGTCCGCGGGGGTGCGTGACCAGGCGCGTGACGAGACGCTCGGTCGCCGGGCGGCTCTTCCCGCCGAGCAGGCTGCGCAGCAGCGTGCCCTTGGCGGCCGGAGTGGCCGTACGGCTGGTGAGCGCGGAGCGCAGCGCCGTGTCGGAGGAGACGATCCGGCCGAACCGGAACACCTCGTCCTCGACGTCGTCGAGCGCTCCCGCACGCTGGGCCGCGGTGAGGTCGGCGGTGGCCGCCAGCTCCTCGACCGCGTCCACCAGGTCGCGCGAGAAGGACCAGCGCGAGCGGACCATGCCCGAGATCAGGTCGACGGCTTCGCCGCTCACCTGACCGCCGAGCAGCCGGCCCGCGAGCTCGGCCTTGGCCTCGCCGCTCTGCGCCGGGTCGGTGAGGACCCGACGCAGCGAGACCTCACGGTCGAGCAGCGCGGTGACGGATGCCAGCTCTTCTGCGAGCTTCTCGGCGTCGACCGACGTGTTGTCGGTCAGAGCGTCGAGTCGCTCGCGCGCGGCAGCCAGTGCCTCGCGGCTCGCGTGGTTCATCGGACGGCCTCGGCCTTCGCCTCGAGCTCGTCGAGGAACCGGTCGACGGTGCCGCTCTGCCGGGCGTGGTCCTGGAGGGACTCGCCGACGAGCTTGCCGGCCAGGTCGGTGGCGAGCTTGCCCACGTCCTGACGCAGCGCGGCGGCCGCGGACTTGCGGTCGGCCTCGATCTGGGCGTGACCGGCAGCGATGATCTCCTCACGCTGCCGCTGGCCTTCCGCCTTCATCTCCTGGATGATGACGGCGCCCTGCTCCTGCGCCTCCTGGCGCAGTCGAGCGGCTTCGTGACGCGCCTCGGCGAGCTGAGCCTTGTACTGCTCAAGAACGCTCTGCGCCTCGGTCTGGGCCGCATCGGCCTTTTCGATACCGCCTTCGATGGCCTCGCGGCGCTCGTCCAGAACCTTGTTGATGTTCGGGAGGAGCTTCTTGGCGAGGAAACCGAAGACGATGATGAAGGCGATGAAGCCGATGACGAGCTCGGGAATCGGCGGGATGAGGGGGTTTTCCGCCTCTTCGGCCGCGAGCTGAACCAGAGGGTTCACATCAGTGCCTTTCGTCTCGGTTGCTGGTCGTGGATCCGAGGATCACTTGCCGTAGACGAACGGCATGACCAGACCGATGAGGGCGAGCGCCTCACAGAAGGCGAAGCCGAGGATCTGGTTGGCGCGGATCAGGCCCGCGGCTTCGGGCTGACGGGCGAGAGCCTGGGTGCCGTTACCGAAGATGATGCCGACGCCGACGCCGGGGCCGATGGCGGCGAGGCCGTAACCGATGGAGCCGAGGGAGCCGCTGACGGCAGCAAGGGTCTGGGACATGCCAGTTCTTCCTTCTCTTTCACGGACCGGTGGGGGTTGGCCACCGGACGACTGAGGATCGGGACGGTGCTCAGTGGTGCTTGGCGAGCGCGCCCTGGATGAAGGTGCAGGTCAGGAGTACGAAGACGTACGCCTGCAGCGCCTGGATGAAGAGCTCGAACGCGGTCATCACGATGACCATCACGAACGAGACGCCGGCGTAGGCGATACCGATGCCGTTGAGCAGGTACCAGCTGGCG
The DNA window shown above is from Streptomyces sp. NBC_00247 and carries:
- a CDS encoding glycoside hydrolase family 18 chitinase — translated: MSTETPERRTRFGWTLRKSGRTKAIAGLSALLLPIAAMVGLASPASAATSATATYVKKTDWGTGFEGQWTVKNTGTTALSSWTIEWDFPSGTSVTSAWDATVTSSGTHWTAKNLGWNGSLAAGASISFGFNGAGTGSPSSCKLNGASCDGGTTVPGNSAPSAPGTPTASAITNTSAKLSWTAATDDSGIKNYDVLRDGAKVATVTTTTYTDSALTAGTSYSYTVQARDTSDVTGPVSGAVSVKTTGGGTTDPGTPGTGSKINLGYFTEWGVYGRNYHVKNLVTSGSAEQITHINYAFGNVTNGQCAIGDSYADYDKAYTADQAVDGVADTWDQPLRGNFNQLRKLKAKYPNIKVLWSFGGWTWSGGFAQAAQNPTAFAQSCYNLVEDPRWADVFDGIDIDWEYPNACGLTCDTSGPAALKNLTTALRSKFGSSALVTAAITADGSTGGKIDAADYAGASANLNWYNVMTYDFFGAWANTGPTAPHSPLTSYSGIPTAGFTSADAIAKLKAQGVPAAKLLLGIGFYGRGWTGVTQDAPGGTATGAAAGTYEAGIEDYKVLKTSCPATGTVAGTAYAHCGTNWWSYDTPATIASKMAWAKNQGLGGAFFWEFSGDTSNGELVKAMGTNLK
- a CDS encoding F0F1 ATP synthase subunit delta; translation: MNHASREALAAARERLDALTDNTSVDAEKLAEELASVTALLDREVSLRRVLTDPAQSGEAKAELAGRLLGGQVSGEAVDLISGMVRSRWSFSRDLVDAVEELAATADLTAAQRAGALDDVEDEVFRFGRIVSSDTALRSALTSRTATPAAKGTLLRSLLGGKSRPATERLVTRLVTHPRGRSLEAGLDSLSKLAAARRERTVAVVTSAVPLTDVQKQRLGAALAKIYGRQMHLNLDVDPEVLGGVSVRVGDEVINGTIADRLDEATRRMAG
- a CDS encoding sensor histidine kinase — protein: MEPVIRRPHRHDLLIAAAGLLGGVLLWLLDLRMQNGRPFEAPWAGLLFLVPMAAAELMRRTRPGAALALAVAGLAEMRRLIGLLRRGGAPDMPGAAPRLSALDALIEQSRAHAASSGLTCVLDDARGGGVLPAPAELAAYRIVQESLTNALKHAAAGAVRVRLARPGGLLTVEVTSVSGARKGPRAPGSGTGLIGMRERAELLGGTIRAGEERAADGTALWRVRAELPVSIGKGEGTMSS
- a CDS encoding F0F1 ATP synthase subunit epsilon; the encoded protein is MAAELHVELVAADRSVWSGEATLVVARTTSGDIGVMPGHQPLLGVLESGPVTIRTSEGNTVVAAVHGGFISFADDKLSLLAEIAELADEIDVQRAERALERAKSDTDAAAERRADVRLRAVSAH
- the atpE gene encoding ATP synthase F0 subunit C — encoded protein: MSQTLAAVSGSLGSIGYGLAAIGPGVGVGIIFGNGTQALARQPEAAGLIRANQILGFAFCEALALIGLVMPFVYGK
- the atpA gene encoding F0F1 ATP synthase subunit alpha, which encodes MAELTIRPEEIRDALENFVQSYQPDAASREEVGTVSVAGDGIAKVEGLPSAMANELLKFEDGTLGLALNLEEREIGAIVLGEFSGIEEGQPVQRTGEVLSVGVGEGYLGRVVDPLGNPIDGLGEIATDGRRALELQAPGVMVRKSVHEPMQTGYKAVDAMVPIGRGQRQLIIGDRQTGKTALAVDTIINQRDNWRSGDVNKQVRCIYVAIGQKGSTIASVRGALEEAGALEYTTIVAAPASDPAGFKYLAPYTGSAIGQHWMYQGKHVLIVFDDLSKQADAYRAVSLLLRRPPGREAYPGDVFYLHSRLLERCAKLSDEMGSGSMTGLPIVETKANDVSAFIPTNVISITDGQCFLESDLFNAGQRPALNVGISVSRVGGSAQHKAMKQVSGRLRVDLAQYRELEAFAAFGSDLDAASKSSLERGKRMVELLKQPQYAPYPVEEQVVSVWAGTTGKMDDVPVEDIRRFESELLDYLRRERKDLLTSIVEGGKMSDDTLQSIADAIAAFKQQFETSDGKLLGEG
- a CDS encoding F0F1 ATP synthase subunit gamma, translated to MGAQLRVYKRRIQAVTATKKITKAMEMIAASRIVKAQRKVAASLPYATELTRAVTAVATGSTTKHPLTTEVEAPARVAVLLLTSDRGLAGGYSSNAIKAAERLRERLGAEGKEVDTYIVGRKGVAYYGFRERTVAESWTGFTDNPSYADAKAIAAPLIEAITKDSAEGGVDELHIVFTEFVSMMTQNAIEGRMLPLSLDKVADENGTKGEILPLFDFEPSAEDVLDALLPRYVESRIYNALLQAAASEHAARRRAMKSATDNAGDLIKSLSRLANAARQAEITQEISEIVGGASALADANAGSDK
- a CDS encoding F0F1 ATP synthase subunit B: MNPLVQLAAEEAENPLIPPIPELVIGFIAFIIVFGFLAKKLLPNINKVLDERREAIEGGIEKADAAQTEAQSVLEQYKAQLAEARHEAARLRQEAQEQGAVIIQEMKAEGQRQREEIIAAGHAQIEADRKSAAAALRQDVGKLATDLAGKLVGESLQDHARQSGTVDRFLDELEAKAEAVR
- the atpD gene encoding F0F1 ATP synthase subunit beta — encoded protein: MTTTVETAVATGRVARVIGPVVDVEFPVDAMPEIYNALHVQVDDPAEAGARKTLTLEVAQHLGDGVVRAISMQPTDGLVRQAPVTDTGTGITVPVGDVTKGKVFNTLGQILNEPEAEAQITERWPIHRKAPAFDQLESKTEMFETGLKVVDLLTPYVKGGKIGLFGGAGVGKTVLIQEMIMRVAKLHDGVSVFAGVGERTREGNDLIDEMTDSGVLDKTALVFGQMDEPPGTRLRVALSALTMAEYFRDVQKQDVLLFIDNIFRFTQAGSEVSTLLGRMPSAVGYQPTLADEMGVLQERITSTRGHSITSMQAIYVPADDLTDPAPATTFAHLDATTVLSRPISEKGIYPAVDPLDSTSRILDPRYIAQDHYDTASRVKGILQKYKDLQDIIAILGIDELGEEDKLVVHRARRVERFLSQNTHAAKQFTGLDGSDVPLDESIAAFNSICDGEYDHFPEQAFFMCGGIEDLKANAKELGVS
- a CDS encoding DUF2550 domain-containing protein; translated protein: MVLALWVGGVVLVLILVGLFVFGLRRRLIQRSGGTFDCSLRWDVSMEPDPTGKGWVYGVARYSGDRVDWFRVFSYSPRPRRALERGAIEVVDRRLPEGEEELALLSDSVVLGCLLRGIRLELAMSEDALTGFLAWLEAAPPGQRVNVA